The genome window GGCCACCGACATCATCGACGGCATCCCCTACGACGGGAAGGCGCCCAACGCCTACCTCGAGAGCCTGCCGATCGGCCTGAAAGGTGCGCAGAAGGTCGTCGGCAACGAGGTGCAGGGATAACCCCCGATGGCGGGTGACGCTCGCGCTGCCGCGCATCGCCCCACCCGCCATCCCGCATCACCGCACGTTCCCGCCCGTCCGGGTGCGTGCCCCCCGTTTACAGGTGCCCGGTATGTCGGATGACGTCTGCACAGGTTGTGCACAGGTTGTGTACCGGATGTGCCTCTGAAGTTTTCATAGTTAACCCGGCTGCAACGGCGTGGCCTCAGCAAAAACGCACATAGCAAAGAGACCCGAAATGACCGCTATCGACCCTCAATCGCTGGACGCCGCAGCCGCCGCCAAAGAGGCCCGCCGCGCCCGGCTTTTCACCCGGATCAACAAGGCCGACAAATGGTTTTCCGTGCTTGGCCTCGCCTGGATCACCCCCATGCTGAAGGCCGCCGCCGGAGACAACCCGCGCGCGCAAGCCTCTGAAATCTGGAAACTTCTCGGCGTGCCCCTGCTCGCCATCGCAGCCTTCCTCCTGCTCTGGGGCACCCTCGCGCCCCGGGTGCAAACCTCGCTCGGCGCGGTGCCCGGCCCGGCGCAGGTCTGGGAAGAGGCGGTCAACCTCCACCAGGATGCCGTCGCCACCGCCGCGAAGCGCGCCAAGTTCGAGGCCATGGTGGCCAAGCGCAATGAGAAGCTCATCGCGGAAGGCAAGGAAGATCAGGTAAAATCAGTCGCTTACACCGGCTCGCCCAGCTACTACCAGCAGATCTGGACCTCGATCAAAACCGTGTTCTTCGGCTTCCTGATCGCCTCGCTGGTTGCCATCCCCCTCGGCATCGCCGCCGGCCTCTCGGCCACCGCGAACGCCGCCCTCAACCCTTTGATTCAAATATTCAAACCGGTCTCCCCGCTGGCCTGGCTGCCGATCGTCACCATGATCGTCTCCGCCGTCTACGCCACCAACGACGGGCTGTTCTCCAAGTCCTTCCTCGTCTCCGCCATCACCGTCACTCTCTGCTCGCTCTGGCCCACGCTGATCAACACCTCGCTGGGGGTCGCGAGCATCGACAAGGATCTGGTGAACGTCTCCAAGGTGTTGAAAATGAACACCTATACCAAGATCACCAAGCTGGTGCTCCCCTCCGCCCTGCCGCTCATCTTCACCGGGCTGCGGCTCTCTCTCGGGGTCGGCTGGATGGTGCTGATTGCCGCCGAGATGCTGGCGCAGAACCCGGGACTGGGCAAGTTCGTCTGGGACGAGTTCCAGAACGGCTCCTCCAGCTCGCTGGCCAAGATCATGGTCGCCGTCTTCACCATCGGCATCATCGGTTTCCTGCTGGATCGCGTCATGTTCGCCCTCCAGTCCCTCTTCACCTTCTCCAACAATCGGTGATCCCCATGGCCATCCTGAAATTGCAAGACGTTTCAAAGAGCTACGGCGAGGGGCTGCACGAGACCCCGGTGCTGCAAAACATCGACTTGGAGGTGCAGGAGGGCGAATTCCTCGTGCTGCTCGGCTTCTCCGGCTCCGGCAAGACCACCCTCATCAACCTGCTCGCCGGGCTCGATGCACCCACCAAGGGCAGCGTCACCTACAAGGGCGCAAAGATCACCGAGCCCTCCCCCGAGCGCGGCGTGATCTTCCAGAGCTACTCGCTCATGCCCTGGCTCACCGTGGCGGGCAACGTGGGCCTCGCGGTCGACACGGTTTTCCCCGGTCTGAGCAGGGCCGAGAAGGCCGAGAAGGTGGCGCATTACGTCAAGATGGTGGGCCTTTCCCACGCCACCGCCCGCCGCCCCGCCGAGCTTTCGGGCGGCATGCGCCAGCGGGTCAACGTGGC of Oceanicola sp. 502str15 contains these proteins:
- a CDS encoding ABC transporter permease; this translates as MTAIDPQSLDAAAAAKEARRARLFTRINKADKWFSVLGLAWITPMLKAAAGDNPRAQASEIWKLLGVPLLAIAAFLLLWGTLAPRVQTSLGAVPGPAQVWEEAVNLHQDAVATAAKRAKFEAMVAKRNEKLIAEGKEDQVKSVAYTGSPSYYQQIWTSIKTVFFGFLIASLVAIPLGIAAGLSATANAALNPLIQIFKPVSPLAWLPIVTMIVSAVYATNDGLFSKSFLVSAITVTLCSLWPTLINTSLGVASIDKDLVNVSKVLKMNTYTKITKLVLPSALPLIFTGLRLSLGVGWMVLIAAEMLAQNPGLGKFVWDEFQNGSSSSLAKIMVAVFTIGIIGFLLDRVMFALQSLFTFSNNR